One Pyrus communis chromosome 4, drPyrComm1.1, whole genome shotgun sequence genomic region harbors:
- the LOC137731218 gene encoding uncharacterized protein codes for MEEMLSDLMEFFVKPSITETFVDILLCAVPIWLAVMIGLVIGWSWRPRWTGLLYLGLRSKFRFLWTAPPGFGARRLWLAFTALSAFSLCRTIWSNFKGKGKVATPSAGDSAASGSAATAESDTDIVGPIAKGAERLQDVVTETDLEHLVNLIGGRDGEMQWQSLMERSTPSMAYKAWRHDPETGPTVYCSRTVFEDATPELVRDFFWDDEFRPKWDPMLTYFKILEECPQTGTMIVHWIKKFPFFCSDREYLIGRRIWEAGKTYYCVTKGVPYPGLPKRDKPRRVEHYFSSWIIKAVESRKGDGQLPACEVTLAHYEDMGIPKDVAKLGVRHGMWCTVKKLHSGMRAYQNARKSEAALSQSAQMAKITTKVSSNGSMNHLEPSPGEEEKGQIPNNKRPNENGIDWKWIVIGGSVALVCGLHTGVIGKGLLLGAGQRFARKR; via the exons ATGGAGGAAATGTTGTCCGATCTGATGGAGTTCTTCGTAAAACCCTCGATAACCGAAACATTCGTCGACATATTGCTTTGCGCAGTCCCGATATGGCTGGCCGTCATGATTGGCCTGGTGATCGGCTGGTCATGGCGGCCCAGGTGGACCGGTCTCCTGTACCTCGGCCTTCGGAGCAAGTTCCGGTTCCTCTGGACCGCGCCGCCGGGGTTCGGCGCTCGCCGCCTCTGGCTCGCTTTCACGGCGCTCTCCGCTTTCTCCCTTTGCCGCACGATTTGGTCCAATTTCAAGGGAAAAGGGAAAGTAGCGACGCCGTCTGCTGGGGACTCGGCCGCTTCGGGTTCGGCTGCCACGGCTGAGAGCGACACCGACATTGTTGG ACCCATTGCTAAGGGTGCCGAGAGACTCCAGGATGTTGTCACAGAAACTGATTTGGAGCACCTAGTGAATTTAATTGGAGGgagagatggagagatgcaaTGGCAAAGCCTGATGGAGAGGTCGACTCCGAGCATGGCATACAAAGCATGGCGCCATGATCCTGAG ACAGGTCCCACTGTTTACTGTAGTAGAACTGTCTTTGAGGATGCAACACCAGAGTTGGTTAGAGATTTCTTTTGGGATGATGAGTTTCGACCTAAATGGGATCCGATGCTCACATACTTTAAGATATTAGAGGAATGCCCTCAGACTGGAACTATGATTGTTCACTGGATTAAAAAG TTCCCTTTTTTCTGCAGTGATCGAGAATATTTAATTGGTCGAAGAATATGGGAGGCTGGAAAAACTTATTATTGTGTGACAAAG GGTGTTCCATATCCAGGCTTGCCTAAGCGTGACAAGCCCAGACGTGTGGAACATTATTTCTCTAGTTGGATAATCAAGGCTG TGGAGTCGCGGAAAGGAGATGGACAGTTACCTGCATGTGAGGTTACCCTTGCACACTACGAAGACATGGGCATCCCCAAAGATGTGGCAAAGTTGGGTGTCCGTCATGGGATGTGGTGCACTGTGAAGAAATTACACTCTGGTATGAGAGCATACCAGAATGCGAGGAAATCAGAGGCTGCTCTATCTCAAAGTGCCCAGATGGCCAAAATCACCACCAAAGTATCCTCCAATGGAAGCATGAATCATTTGGAGCCGTCACCTGGCGAAGAAGAAAAAGGTCAAATCCCAAACAATAAAAGACCAAATGAAAACGGCATTGATTGGAAATGGATAGTTATAGGTGGATCTGTGGCTCTGGTTTGTGGACTTCACACAGGTGTAATAGGGAAAGGGTTGTTACTTGGAGCAGGGCAGAGATTCGCCCGAAAGAGATGA